From a single Chlorocebus sabaeus isolate Y175 chromosome X, mChlSab1.0.hap1, whole genome shotgun sequence genomic region:
- the LOC103232380 gene encoding ras-related protein Rab-40A-like — MSAPGSPDQAYDFLLKFLLVGDSDVGKGEILESLQDGTAESPYSHLGGIDYKTTTILLDGQRVKLKLWDTSGQGRFCTIFRSYSRGAQGVILVYDIANRWSFEGMDRWIKKIDEHAPGVPKILVGNRLHLAFKRQVPREQAQAYAERLGVTFFEVSPLCNFNIIESFTELARIVLLRHRLNWLGRPSKVLSLQDLCCRTIVSCTPVHLVDKLPLPIALRSHLKSFSMAKGLNARMMRGLSYSLTTSSTHKRSSLCKVKIVCPPQSLPKNCTRNNCKIS, encoded by the coding sequence ATGAGCGCCCCAGGCAGCCCCGACCAGGCCTACGACTTCCTGCTCAAGTTCCTGCTGGTGGGCGACAGCGATGTGGGCAAGGGCGAGATCCTGGAGAGCCTGCAGGACGGCACGGCCGAGTCCCCGTACAGCCACCTGGGGGGAATCGACTACAAGACGACCACCATCCTGCTGGACGGCCAGCGGGTGAAGCTGAAGCTCTGGGATACGTCGGGGCAGGGAAGATTTTGTACCATATTCCGCTCCTACTCTCGTGGTGCACAAGGAGTGATCCTGGTCTACGACATTGCAAACCGCTGGTCTTTCGAGGGTATGGATCGATGGATTAAGAAGATCGATGAGCATGCCCCTGGTGTCCCTAAAATCCTGGTGGGGAATCGCCTACATCTGGCATTCAAGAGGCAGGTGCCCAGGGAGCAGGCCCAGGCCTATGCTGAGCGCCTGGGCGTGACCTTCTTTGAGGTCAGCCCTCTGTGTAATTTCAACATCATAGAGTCTTTCACGGAGCTGGCCAGGATCGTGCTGCTGCGGCACAGGTTGAACTGGCTCGGGAGGCCGAGCAAGGTACTGAGCTTGCAAGACCTCTGCTGCCGCACCATCGTGTCTTGCACGCCTGTGCATCTGGTAGACAAGCTCCCGCTCCCCATTGCCTTAAGAAGCCACCTCAAGTCCTTCTCCATGGCTAAGGGCCTGAATGCCAGGATGATGCGAGGCCTCTCCTACTCCCTCACCACCAGCTCCACCCACAAAAGGAGCAGCCTCTGCAAAGTGAAGATCGTCTGCCCACCCCAGAGCCTACCCAAAAACTGCACCAGAAACAACTGCAAAATTTCTTAA